One Synergistaceae bacterium DNA segment encodes these proteins:
- a CDS encoding dicarboxylate/amino acid:cation symporter, producing the protein MIKEFPAEIDSIPQITEFIGEQCKIYHLHDKEIRHAQLMSEESINKFLEYKDSDTSLIRVKINKFLGSIYINIYAQGKKIKFSEILNGRIDLLNQENMSTETAEAISNLIMKSFANRLSYYHNDNENINRIKITALKSPYTMLYKTLFALLCAIITGLLMKNFASESLCMNLNDNFLSPVREIFLDGLKMCAVGVVFFSLTSCIMNLGNLSELKRVGTVLLICFVIMQITAALIGIGVTFLFTPGSSIKLSADLPVSSSPEITISLKDTIVNLIPSNIIKPFLEADMLQLTILAIFVGYAVSVTAANNLKYIIDECYRVFMQIIQVFMKIIPLVIFCSITSIILTSGGDVMLSLLGIIASLHTMHIIFIIIFLLVSAIIGRLNPFRIIVKSMQLIITAVITCSSTSAIPDNMNAVKNMGVDSKIYSLSIPLGTSINKVTFTIGLIAAPLIGAQMFGINISIEKALYMIFPVIMLMLATPPIPGGILVSYTAAFTLIGVPVDALGIFVAIDPIVEMLATATACLGNTFATLITAGHEKMIDHEIFNS; encoded by the coding sequence ATGATCAAAGAATTCCCAGCAGAAATTGACTCGATCCCGCAAATAACAGAATTTATCGGCGAACAGTGCAAAATTTATCATCTTCACGACAAAGAAATTAGGCATGCTCAATTAATGTCTGAGGAGTCCATTAATAAATTTCTTGAATACAAAGACTCTGACACGTCATTAATTCGCGTAAAAATTAATAAATTTCTCGGAAGTATTTATATAAATATTTATGCACAGGGCAAAAAAATTAAATTCTCTGAGATTCTCAACGGCCGAATTGATTTATTAAATCAAGAAAATATGTCAACAGAGACGGCAGAAGCAATCTCAAATTTAATCATGAAATCATTTGCTAACAGATTAAGTTATTACCATAATGATAATGAAAATATAAACAGAATCAAAATCACAGCGTTAAAATCACCGTATACAATGCTGTATAAGACTCTTTTTGCGCTTTTATGTGCGATAATAACGGGACTTCTCATGAAAAATTTTGCGTCTGAGTCCCTCTGCATGAATTTGAACGATAATTTTTTGTCGCCTGTTCGTGAAATTTTCTTAGACGGCCTGAAAATGTGCGCTGTAGGAGTCGTATTTTTCTCGCTGACGTCCTGCATTATGAACTTGGGCAATTTGTCGGAACTAAAACGAGTCGGGACTGTATTATTAATATGCTTTGTGATTATGCAGATTACAGCGGCATTAATAGGTATCGGAGTAACTTTTTTATTCACTCCGGGGAGTTCGATAAAATTATCTGCTGATTTGCCCGTGTCATCGAGTCCTGAAATAACAATCTCGCTTAAAGATACTATTGTAAATTTAATACCGTCAAATATTATTAAGCCGTTTTTAGAAGCTGACATGCTGCAATTAACTATACTTGCTATTTTCGTAGGTTACGCAGTGAGTGTTACAGCTGCGAATAATTTAAAATATATAATAGATGAATGCTATCGAGTTTTCATGCAAATTATACAGGTCTTCATGAAAATAATTCCGTTAGTTATATTTTGTTCGATCACGTCTATTATTTTGACGAGCGGCGGCGATGTAATGTTATCATTGCTGGGGATAATAGCTTCTTTACATACGATGCATATTATATTTATAATTATATTCCTGCTAGTTTCTGCAATAATAGGACGGCTTAACCCATTTAGAATAATAGTCAAGTCCATGCAATTAATTATTACTGCTGTTATTACATGCTCAAGTACTTCTGCTATACCTGATAATATGAACGCCGTTAAAAATATGGGAGTTGACTCAAAAATTTATTCGCTGTCTATACCATTAGGAACAAGTATAAATAAAGTTACATTTACTATAGGTTTAATAGCAGCTCCCTTAATAGGCGCGCAAATGTTCGGGATAAATATTTCAATCGAGAAAGCACTATATATGATTTTCCCGGTTATTATGCTTATGCTTGCTACTCCGCCTATACCCGGTGGTATCTTAGTATCTTATACAGCAGCTTTTACTCTGATAGGAGTGCCGGTTGATGCTCTAGGGATTTTCGTAGCGATAGATCCCATTGTTGAAATGCTGGCAACTGCGACTGCATGTTTAGGAAACACTTTCGCGACTCTTATAACGGCCGGGCATGAAAAAATGATAGATCATGAAATTTTTAACTCTTGA
- a CDS encoding dicarboxylate/amino acid:cation symporter, producing the protein MIKEFPAEIDSITQIMDFINEQGKIYKLYNKEILQAQLMAEECIKRLLEHKDSDTNIIRAKINKFLGNVQINIYVKGSKFDFADSLNPGVELLNQENMSIETADSISNLIMKAFANKLSYHHYKSINKIRITAAQSPYIMLYVTLLSLTLAIITGLLMKNFAPEYASFNLNKYFLSPVRKIFLNGLAMSSVGIIFFSLASCVANLGGMSELKKVGSVLIITYIIMHVAAILISIFTFFEFQSSFTAKFFTVPFKGIARSTSGSPEISIIDTITNLMPENIIKPFLNNHLLQLVVLAVIIGYAANSAGANLFKKFIDECNNVFMQIINILMAFIPLFVFCSITSLILTVENKLIFSLIDIIGTLFTINILTLLLFLIVTIIICRINPLKIFAKSTQMILTSFSTCSNNAAIQDSINAAKNMGVDSKIYSLSIPLGTAINKTGICITLAAGSLAVAHIYGVDISMNKALSMIFPVIIMTVASPPVGGGEIISFAALLAMFGASPEAVSLYIVIDPIVDLFATITVSLCNIFATLIAASSENMLDRKIFNS; encoded by the coding sequence ATGATTAAAGAATTCCCCGCAGAAATTGACTCTATTACGCAAATAATGGACTTTATCAATGAGCAGGGCAAAATATATAAGCTTTACAATAAAGAAATCTTGCAAGCCCAGTTAATGGCCGAAGAGTGCATTAAAAGACTGCTCGAACATAAGGACTCGGACACGAATATAATCCGCGCAAAAATTAATAAATTTCTCGGCAATGTGCAAATAAATATTTACGTGAAAGGCTCAAAGTTTGACTTTGCTGACAGCTTAAATCCCGGCGTTGAGTTATTAAATCAAGAAAATATGTCAATCGAGACGGCCGACTCTATATCTAATTTAATCATGAAGGCATTTGCTAATAAATTGAGCTATCATCATTATAAGAGCATAAACAAAATCAGAATTACAGCGGCTCAATCTCCGTATATAATGCTTTATGTTACGCTTTTATCTCTGACATTGGCAATAATAACGGGTCTACTCATGAAAAATTTTGCGCCTGAATATGCCTCTTTTAATCTGAATAAATATTTTTTATCGCCGGTTCGTAAAATTTTCTTGAATGGCCTTGCAATGTCATCAGTGGGAATTATATTTTTCTCCCTTGCGTCGTGTGTTGCTAATTTGGGCGGAATGTCGGAATTAAAGAAAGTAGGCAGCGTATTAATTATTACTTATATAATCATGCATGTTGCGGCTATATTAATCAGCATATTTACTTTTTTTGAGTTCCAATCAAGTTTTACAGCTAAATTTTTTACTGTGCCATTTAAAGGAATCGCCCGAAGTACTTCAGGAAGTCCGGAAATTTCGATTATAGACACGATAACAAATTTAATGCCTGAAAATATAATCAAGCCGTTTTTGAATAATCATTTGCTTCAATTAGTTGTGCTTGCTGTGATCATAGGCTATGCGGCAAATTCAGCGGGGGCTAATCTCTTCAAAAAATTTATAGACGAGTGCAATAATGTATTCATGCAAATTATAAATATTTTGATGGCATTTATCCCCCTGTTCGTGTTCTGCTCGATTACGTCATTGATCTTAACAGTAGAAAACAAGCTGATATTTTCGTTAATTGACATTATAGGGACTCTTTTCACGATAAATATTTTGACGCTGCTATTATTCTTGATAGTTACGATTATTATATGCCGGATAAATCCCCTAAAAATTTTCGCGAAATCAACACAAATGATTCTGACTTCATTTAGTACGTGTTCAAACAATGCCGCTATACAAGACAGCATAAACGCAGCTAAAAATATGGGAGTTGATTCAAAAATTTATTCACTCTCGATTCCACTGGGAACAGCAATAAATAAAACCGGAATTTGTATCACTTTAGCGGCTGGGTCTCTTGCTGTTGCGCATATATACGGCGTTGATATTTCTATGAATAAAGCACTATCTATGATATTCCCGGTTATTATTATGACTGTAGCTTCTCCACCTGTAGGAGGCGGCGAAATTATTTCATTTGCTGCACTTCTTGCCATGTTCGGCGCGTCTCCTGAGGCAGTGAGTCTCTATATCGTAATAGATCCGATTGTTGATTTATTCGCGACAATTACCGTATCACTATGCAATATTTTCGCGACACTTATAGCGGCCAGTTCTGAAAACATGTTAGACCGGAAAATTTTTAATTCTTAG
- a CDS encoding AAA family ATPase, whose amino-acid sequence MFRKAERRKAKLRLAITGPAGSGKTYGALLIALGLGGQIALIDTENGSGDLYADLCDYDVANISAPYKIEKYINSIHEAESAGYNVLIIDSLSHAWSGEGGLLDVHSKMGGNSYAAWGKVTPLHNKLIETMLGSKCHIIATMRTKTEYSMIQNASGKTEIKKIGLAPIQREGMDYEFTVMFNLNMDHTVTVTKDRTRLFDRKNFVISQETGRILNDWLNKGSDSAINRNDFKNTISRLYHEYLILFNNDSSAAQEVMQNITNNKPSREWTQEDIKNLTQDLNDRLRAKN is encoded by the coding sequence ATGTTCAGGAAAGCAGAAAGACGCAAGGCAAAATTAAGACTCGCTATAACAGGACCGGCTGGGAGCGGCAAAACTTACGGGGCTTTGTTAATTGCTTTAGGACTGGGCGGGCAGATTGCTTTAATAGATACAGAGAACGGCAGCGGGGATTTATACGCAGATTTATGCGATTATGACGTGGCTAATATTTCAGCTCCGTATAAGATCGAGAAATATATTAATTCAATCCATGAGGCCGAGTCAGCGGGCTATAACGTGCTAATAATTGATTCGCTTTCTCATGCTTGGAGCGGTGAGGGCGGACTCCTCGATGTTCACAGCAAAATGGGCGGAAATAGTTACGCGGCGTGGGGCAAAGTTACTCCTTTACACAATAAATTAATTGAGACTATGTTAGGATCTAAGTGTCATATAATAGCAACAATGAGAACTAAGACAGAATATTCAATGATTCAGAACGCAAGCGGCAAGACTGAAATAAAGAAAATAGGACTCGCTCCCATTCAGCGCGAGGGCATGGATTATGAATTCACAGTAATGTTTAATTTGAACATGGATCATACTGTAACAGTTACTAAGGACAGGACGCGATTATTTGACCGCAAAAATTTTGTTATTTCTCAAGAGACGGGCAGAATTCTTAATGACTGGCTCAATAAAGGCTCAGACTCGGCCATAAATCGAAATGATTTCAAGAATACTATATCAAGACTATATCATGAATATTTAATTTTATTTAATAATGACTCAAGCGCGGCTCAAGAAGTTATGCAGAATATAACGAATAATAAGCCCTCAAGAGAATGGACTCAAGAGGACATAAAGAATTTAACGCAGGATTTAAATGACAGACTGCGGGCTAAGAATTAA
- a CDS encoding ATP-binding protein: MSIHTVGAAVLDIFSSSLYKTSWSIFREYIQNSCDAIDEAVKSGLLSEGEGVINVFIDKDNRKIVIEDNATGIKADDFAKVLGSIAASGKDPSIHKGFIGIGRLIGLGCCKTVTFTAKSRDERIISKLTCEADLMRELLTGEKKFTVDDVLKQINKFSQEFTNDTESHYFIVELNEISSDHDYLLDLEGVKKSLAFVVPLPYSDNFSEFSTQIHEHAKEIGHKIDEYKIFLNEKQVFKPYNTIFPISGSDDDTIRQIQFWDIRDKNNNLFAWMWYGISSFKGVIKESCPMRGIRLRKENIQIGPDDILQKLFPEERGNHYFIGELFCVSKSLIPTTPRDYFVENGARLALEKYLRTVFENKLAKLYKIASSIRSSLKKIDELDKIIDENQMRLNEGLYHDDERKLQLEDEINKSESDIAKRKAVIDKYKSSSEIIKDIAEYVEIELNNSDKDYGKFTLTKYGKTVLNKAFGIILDELGTGTQTKQLIATIKEKLQYK; this comes from the coding sequence GTGAGTATACATACTGTAGGAGCTGCTGTTCTTGATATTTTTTCGAGTTCGTTATATAAGACTTCATGGTCAATTTTCCGGGAATATATACAGAATTCATGCGACGCAATTGACGAGGCAGTAAAAAGCGGCCTGCTTAGTGAGGGCGAGGGCGTTATTAATGTTTTTATCGACAAGGATAACCGCAAAATCGTAATTGAAGACAACGCTACGGGAATCAAGGCCGACGATTTCGCAAAAGTTTTAGGCAGTATAGCAGCTTCCGGAAAAGATCCCAGCATTCATAAAGGTTTTATCGGAATAGGGCGGCTTATAGGACTCGGCTGCTGTAAAACTGTAACATTTACGGCAAAATCAAGAGACGAGCGCATAATCTCAAAATTGACGTGTGAAGCTGACCTAATGCGGGAATTATTGACGGGCGAAAAAAAATTTACTGTTGATGACGTTCTCAAGCAAATAAATAAATTCTCGCAGGAATTCACGAACGATACAGAGAGTCATTATTTTATCGTCGAGCTTAACGAGATAAGTTCAGATCATGATTATTTATTAGATCTTGAAGGAGTCAAGAAATCCCTTGCGTTCGTCGTGCCTCTGCCCTATTCTGATAATTTCAGCGAGTTCAGCACACAAATTCACGAACACGCAAAAGAAATCGGTCATAAAATCGACGAGTATAAAATTTTCCTGAATGAGAAACAAGTTTTCAAGCCCTATAATACAATATTCCCGATTAGCGGCAGTGATGACGACACAATACGACAAATTCAATTCTGGGACATTAGGGACAAGAATAATAATTTATTCGCTTGGATGTGGTACGGCATATCGTCATTTAAAGGCGTAATCAAAGAAAGCTGCCCTATGCGCGGAATAAGACTCAGAAAAGAAAATATACAGATCGGCCCTGATGATATTCTGCAAAAACTCTTCCCTGAAGAAAGGGGCAATCACTATTTTATCGGCGAGTTATTCTGCGTGTCTAAGTCTTTAATTCCCACTACTCCGCGTGATTATTTTGTTGAGAACGGGGCGCGCTTGGCACTTGAGAAATATTTGCGCACAGTTTTCGAGAATAAATTAGCAAAACTTTACAAAATCGCGTCCTCAATCAGAAGCTCACTCAAGAAAATTGACGAGCTTGATAAAATCATAGACGAGAATCAAATGCGCCTGAATGAAGGACTCTATCACGACGACGAGAGAAAATTACAGCTTGAAGACGAAATAAACAAGTCCGAGTCAGATATTGCAAAACGTAAAGCAGTTATCGATAAATACAAATCAAGCAGCGAAATAATTAAGGACATTGCGGAATATGTAGAAATCGAGCTGAATAATTCAGATAAGGACTACGGAAAATTTACTCTCACTAAATACGGGAAGACAGTATTAAATAAAGCCTTTGGGATAATCTTAGACGAGTTAGGAACAGGCACTCAGACAAAGCAGTTAATCGCAACGATAAAGGAGAAGCTGCAATATAAATAA
- a CDS encoding ATP-binding protein — protein sequence MPIIGRVIATESSPTTIEKFSFWTSSDLPIHVFDVVKVEHIANSITFGSVENISHITDSSSPLSSYISSDFGSLKAQSATKRISFNCVEVSVLINTKNFYTPVHNNAPVSLASPEEINTALGLDKIQNPVTCGSITMYAGTNYQVNLPVKLNSKYLLGPEGAHLNISGISGLAAKTSYSMFLLRAIQEQLNAESVSFVIFNVKGRDLMAIDKPNDELTDYERKRYNILGMSAAPFENVSYYIPYSKTKSSSYLPESDINEYISGHKLKKFLYTYNDDREKIELLFNEIDDPYQTTEAIISKIIDPEDSDFRNITAWDGLLKKIISFTQSTKSGGGIAASSWRKFYRLINTMFKNDEMFDSSPDFPDNTCRLESELTQIKAGQVKVIDISKLETSKQAFVFGDALKTIYNLKLGSYEGVTPPAKIIIFIDELNKYASKDVARNSPVLHELLDVAERGRSMGVILFGAEQFRSAIHPRVTGNCATNAYGRSNSNETSNHDYSNFPGVYKNLLTRLE from the coding sequence ATGCCCATTATAGGCCGAGTTATTGCAACTGAAAGCAGCCCGACAACTATAGAAAAATTTTCTTTCTGGACAAGTTCAGATTTACCCATTCACGTTTTTGATGTCGTTAAAGTCGAACACATTGCGAACTCTATTACTTTCGGGAGCGTCGAGAATATTTCACATATAACTGACTCGTCGAGCCCATTATCTAGTTATATTTCAAGCGATTTCGGGAGTCTCAAAGCTCAATCTGCCACGAAGAGAATATCATTTAATTGCGTTGAAGTCTCAGTGTTAATTAACACAAAAAATTTTTATACGCCAGTTCATAATAATGCGCCTGTCTCTCTTGCCTCGCCTGAAGAAATTAATACAGCACTGGGACTCGATAAAATTCAGAATCCTGTAACTTGCGGATCTATAACTATGTACGCAGGGACTAATTATCAAGTTAATCTGCCTGTAAAATTAAACTCTAAATATTTACTCGGTCCGGAGGGAGCTCACTTGAATATTTCGGGAATCTCCGGACTTGCTGCAAAGACTTCATATTCTATGTTTTTACTCAGGGCGATTCAGGAACAATTAAACGCTGAAAGTGTCTCATTTGTAATATTTAACGTAAAGGGACGCGATTTAATGGCCATTGACAAGCCTAATGACGAACTCACTGACTATGAACGCAAAAGATATAATATTCTCGGAATGAGTGCGGCTCCATTTGAGAACGTCAGCTATTACATACCATACAGCAAAACAAAATCAAGTTCATATTTGCCTGAAAGCGACATTAACGAGTATATTTCAGGTCATAAGCTCAAAAAATTTTTATACACTTACAATGATGACCGCGAAAAAATAGAATTGCTGTTTAATGAGATAGATGACCCCTATCAGACAACTGAAGCTATAATCAGCAAAATAATTGACCCTGAAGACTCAGACTTTCGCAATATTACAGCGTGGGACGGACTTCTCAAGAAAATAATCAGCTTTACACAGAGCACAAAATCCGGCGGGGGTATAGCTGCATCGAGCTGGCGAAAATTTTACAGGCTTATTAATACAATGTTCAAGAATGATGAAATGTTTGACTCAAGCCCTGATTTTCCTGATAATACTTGCAGACTAGAAAGCGAGTTAACGCAAATTAAAGCCGGCCAAGTAAAAGTAATTGACATTTCCAAACTTGAAACGAGTAAACAGGCCTTTGTGTTCGGTGATGCATTAAAGACGATTTATAATTTAAAGCTGGGCAGTTATGAAGGCGTAACACCTCCCGCGAAAATTATAATATTTATCGACGAACTTAATAAATACGCTTCAAAGGATGTCGCGAGAAATTCACCGGTTTTGCATGAGCTTTTAGACGTGGCAGAAAGAGGCCGCTCAATGGGTGTAATTTTATTCGGTGCTGAACAGTTCAGATCCGCAATACATCCAAGAGTTACCGGCAATTGCGCAACAAATGCATACGGCCGCAGTAATTCTAATGAAACAAGCAATCACGATTACAGCAATTTTCCGGGCGTCTATAAAAATTTATTAACACGTCTCGAGTAG
- the clpB gene encoding ATP-dependent chaperone ClpB → MNNNEKLTRKSQEALQQASSIASEYNHQQVDTEHLLAALLKDSEGLINQLLRRMSIDINSLAKSVDDELSKLPRVTGSGVEQGKIYITQRLDRLLNRAEERAKSLKDEYISVEHLFLAMLAEGTNTPAGRIFARFGLNEEKFLKTLNQVRGSQRVQSADPEATYQALEKYGRDLVDAAKNGKLDPVIGRDDEIRRVIRILSRKTKNNPVLIGDPGVGKTAIVEGLAQRIVRGDVPEGLKDRTVFALDMGSLIAGAKYRGEFEERLKAVLNEIKNSDGRILLFIDELHTIVGAGAAEGAVDAGNMLKPMLARGELHCIGATTVDEYRKYIEKDAALARRFQPVDVEQPSVEDTISILRGIREKLQVHHGVVIRDNALVSAAVLSNRYITNRFLPDKAIDLVDEACAMLRTEIDSQPTELDNASRKVMQLEIEETALKHETDDASKERLGKLQQELQEAREQADTLRAKYESEKKAITGIRDLRSQIEDVKSEIERAEREYNLNKAAELRYGKLRELEDSLKAAEKIKSESDSDSKKLLREEVTEDEIADIVSRWTGIPVTRLLEGEREKLLKLDEILHKRVVGQDEAVQLVADAVLRARSGIKDPKRPIGSFIFLGPTGVGKTELARTLAEALFDSEENMIRIDMSEYMEKHSVSRLVGAPPGYVGYDEGGQLTEAVRRRPYSVILFDEIEKAHPDVFNILLQVLDDGRITDSHGHLVDFKNTVIIMTSNIGSQILLDNIVSGVISLTARDEVMQALREHFRPEFLNRVDDIVFFKPLTEDEVKSIVKILLSRLSERLSERQIELNFSDSALSFIASAGYDPVYGARPLKRYITHNVETKLARALIAGGIREKTRVNIDMKAGELVFSFE, encoded by the coding sequence ATGAATAATAACGAGAAATTAACGCGTAAGAGTCAAGAGGCCCTGCAGCAAGCAAGCTCAATAGCATCAGAATATAATCATCAGCAAGTAGATACAGAGCATTTATTAGCAGCATTGTTAAAAGATTCAGAAGGCCTGATTAATCAATTATTACGACGTATGAGCATAGATATAAACTCGCTCGCAAAATCTGTAGACGATGAATTATCTAAATTGCCTCGTGTTACAGGTTCAGGCGTTGAACAGGGCAAAATTTATATAACTCAGAGGCTTGATCGTTTATTAAATCGTGCTGAAGAACGCGCTAAATCTCTTAAGGACGAATATATTTCAGTTGAACATTTATTCTTAGCGATGTTAGCAGAAGGCACTAATACACCAGCCGGGAGAATTTTTGCGAGATTTGGACTCAATGAAGAAAAATTTTTGAAGACTCTAAATCAAGTCAGAGGCTCACAACGAGTCCAAAGCGCAGACCCTGAAGCAACTTATCAGGCACTCGAAAAATACGGCCGGGACTTAGTAGACGCTGCTAAAAACGGCAAATTAGACCCAGTAATCGGACGTGATGACGAAATTAGGCGGGTTATCAGAATCCTTTCACGCAAAACAAAAAATAATCCCGTCTTAATAGGCGATCCCGGAGTCGGTAAAACCGCAATTGTTGAAGGACTCGCACAAAGAATCGTACGCGGCGATGTTCCAGAAGGACTCAAGGACAGAACAGTTTTTGCGCTCGATATGGGCTCATTAATTGCGGGTGCTAAATATCGGGGCGAATTTGAAGAGAGACTCAAGGCCGTATTAAACGAGATTAAGAACTCAGACGGGAGAATTCTTTTATTTATTGATGAGCTTCATACTATAGTCGGAGCAGGTGCAGCAGAAGGAGCAGTAGACGCAGGCAACATGTTAAAGCCCATGCTCGCACGGGGTGAATTACACTGCATAGGAGCTACAACCGTTGACGAATATCGCAAATATATCGAGAAAGACGCAGCACTCGCCCGGAGATTCCAGCCCGTTGACGTTGAACAGCCTTCAGTTGAAGATACTATTTCGATTTTGCGGGGGATTCGTGAAAAATTGCAGGTGCATCACGGTGTAGTGATTCGTGATAATGCCCTAGTGAGTGCCGCCGTGTTGTCGAATCGTTATATCACTAATAGATTTCTGCCCGATAAAGCCATTGACTTAGTGGATGAGGCCTGCGCAATGTTACGCACAGAAATTGACTCACAGCCTACTGAATTAGATAATGCCTCGCGAAAAGTTATGCAGTTAGAAATAGAAGAGACAGCGTTAAAACACGAGACCGATGACGCTTCAAAAGAAAGACTCGGAAAATTACAGCAGGAATTACAGGAGGCACGAGAACAGGCTGATACTTTACGCGCAAAATATGAATCAGAAAAGAAAGCTATTACGGGAATTCGTGATTTACGCTCGCAAATTGAAGATGTCAAATCAGAAATCGAACGCGCCGAACGTGAATATAATTTGAATAAAGCCGCAGAATTACGTTATGGCAAATTACGCGAATTAGAAGACTCGTTAAAAGCTGCTGAAAAAATAAAATCAGAGTCAGACTCGGACTCCAAGAAATTATTACGTGAAGAAGTTACAGAAGACGAGATCGCCGACATAGTCAGCCGGTGGACGGGGATTCCTGTTACAAGATTATTAGAAGGTGAACGCGAGAAATTATTAAAACTTGACGAGATATTACATAAAAGAGTCGTCGGTCAAGATGAGGCAGTGCAGCTCGTAGCTGATGCAGTGTTACGTGCCCGGAGCGGCATTAAGGACCCTAAACGCCCAATCGGTTCATTTATATTTCTTGGCCCGACCGGTGTAGGAAAGACTGAACTTGCAAGGACTCTAGCTGAAGCACTTTTCGACAGTGAAGAGAACATGATTAGAATCGACATGAGCGAATACATGGAAAAACATTCAGTCTCGCGCTTGGTAGGAGCTCCCCCCGGTTATGTAGGCTATGACGAGGGCGGGCAGCTAACTGAAGCAGTGAGAAGACGGCCATACAGCGTAATATTATTTGACGAAATCGAGAAAGCTCATCCGGACGTGTTTAATATTTTGCTGCAGGTTTTGGACGACGGCAGAATAACGGACTCACACGGCCATTTAGTTGACTTCAAGAATACTGTTATAATCATGACAAGTAATATAGGCTCGCAGATTTTGCTTGATAATATCGTGAGCGGGGTAATTTCTCTTACTGCACGCGATGAAGTTATGCAGGCTTTACGTGAACACTTCAGGCCGGAATTCTTGAATCGAGTCGATGATATTGTATTCTTTAAGCCGTTGACTGAAGACGAAGTTAAATCAATCGTGAAAATTTTGCTTTCTCGTTTATCTGAGAGATTATCAGAGCGTCAAATCGAGTTAAATTTTTCGGATTCTGCGCTGTCATTTATTGCTTCAGCCGGTTATGATCCAGTTTACGGGGCTCGGCCTTTAAAGCGATATATCACTCACAATGTAGAAACAAAATTAGCGCGTGCATTAATTGCAGGAGGAATCCGCGAAAAGACTCGAGTCAATATTGACATGAAAGCCGGAGAATTAGTTTTCTCGTTTGAATAG
- a CDS encoding tRNA-binding protein, whose protein sequence is MAAFDDFTKLDIRAGTIIKAESFPKARKPAYKLLIDFGRDIGLKQSSAQITEYYKLEDLPGKKILAVINFPARQIADFMSEVLVLGTYSNGGVVLIIPDKSENVNNGDKLG, encoded by the coding sequence ATGGCAGCTTTTGACGATTTCACAAAACTAGACATCAGAGCAGGAACTATAATAAAAGCCGAGTCATTTCCTAAAGCAAGAAAGCCAGCTTATAAATTATTAATCGATTTCGGGAGAGATATAGGCCTGAAACAATCAAGCGCACAAATAACTGAATACTACAAACTTGAAGACTTGCCCGGCAAAAAAATTTTAGCAGTCATAAACTTCCCAGCTAGGCAAATTGCTGACTTTATGAGCGAAGTATTAGTACTCGGCACTTATAGCAACGGGGGAGTCGTCTTAATAATTCCTGACAAGAGCGAAAATGTTAATAACGGTGATAAATTAGGGTAA